One Setaria viridis chromosome 3, Setaria_viridis_v4.0, whole genome shotgun sequence DNA window includes the following coding sequences:
- the LOC117850221 gene encoding uncharacterized protein: protein MAIEADTVAAARAASVSVSETAPMSPAASAAAAAGTARPRVGWLKKLIPRDYLPRSRRWRLAAPSAGGASRLASSLSRSLRWKRLPGLSSLSLRSGSASAVVDAVAFRVMYVVEAVVLGLALSCFFLCCGCHL, encoded by the coding sequence ATGGCCATCGAGGCGgacacggtggcggcggcgagggcggcttcGGTTTCGGTTTCGGAGACGGCGCCCATGTCCccggccgcctcggcggcggcggcagcgggcacggcgcggccgcgcgtCGGGTGGCTAAAGAAGCTCATCCCGCGGGACTACCTGCCCcggagccggcggtggaggctggCCGCCCcgtccgccggcggcgcgtccaGGCTGGCGTCGTCGCTGTCGCGCTCGCTGCGGTGGAAGCGCCTCCCGGGGCTCTCCTCCCTCAGCCTGCGCAGCggctcggcgtcggcggtggTCGACGCGGTCGCGTTCCGCGTCATGTACGTTGTGGAGGCCGTCGTGCTGGGGCTTGCGCTCTCGTGCTTCTTCCTCTGCTGCGGTTGCCACCTCTGA
- the LOC117849020 gene encoding probable 3-hydroxyisobutyrate dehydrogenase-like 1, mitochondrial, which yields MEEGPKADAAAFGFPAPVGPGATRVGWIGIGVMGGAMAKHLLAAGFAVTAYARTPAKAESLCRRRDIRAVVLDPATGALACLRPGGLLVDCTSSSPFLSREIAAAAPPQCAMVA from the exons ATGGAGGAGGGGCCGAAGGCGGATGCGGCCGCGTTTGGTTTCCCGGCGCCGGTGGGGCCGGGGGCCACGCGTGTCGGGTGGATCGGCATCGGCGTCATgggcggcgccatggccaaGCACCTCCTCGCGGCTGGGTTCGCGGTCACCGCGTACGCTCGCACGCCGGCCAAGGCGGAGAGCCTTTGTCGCCGCCG CGACATCCGCGCGGTGGTCCTGGACCCAGCCACCGGCGCCCTTGCCTGCCTCCGCCCCGGCGGCTTGCTGGTGGACTGCACGAGCTCCTCCCCTTTCCTCTCACGCGAgatcgccgcggccgcccctccTCAATGCGCCATG GTAGCTTAG